Proteins from a single region of Nitrososphaerota archaeon:
- a CDS encoding glycosyltransferase family 4 protein, with amino-acid sequence MAKGLVANGVSVTVVAGVPHYPDGKVPSEYRWKPLAVENQRGLRVIRTFLPPLPSKGFGRRLIMFMCFMFTSFFAYPFVRKADAVFASNPQTLVAFPGSVYARLVGGVLVLNVDDLWPESLYDLGMLKSGTGHLVGDLVARTAYSLVDCITPISSGYVETLTEKYSIARSKIEVIPGGVDMRLFDGWNKERDSETFQVLYVGAFSKAYDFDQVLHAAADLAVHPEIRFVFQGAGEMSAHLKSVVKSMGLTNVLVSDNVVPRKEAASMMMSSDVLIVPLAGTGNIEKGFSSKIYEYQAAGRPIICCSRGVAGIYVAATRSGFVVEPGDYKAVAKAVLFLYSHKAEAIRLGTRGRGVVQQNYTMEAVGRSLITLIEALNRKFKVRKILVRQTAQGVTEPDPLTPSLWPGSV; translated from the coding sequence GTGGCGAAGGGATTAGTAGCAAACGGCGTCTCGGTCACAGTGGTCGCTGGCGTGCCGCACTACCCGGATGGGAAAGTGCCATCAGAGTATAGGTGGAAGCCACTGGCAGTCGAGAACCAGCGAGGTCTCAGAGTTATTCGCACCTTCTTGCCTCCTCTACCGTCGAAGGGTTTCGGGAGGAGGCTCATTATGTTCATGTGCTTCATGTTCACTTCTTTCTTCGCATATCCCTTTGTGAGGAAGGCAGACGCGGTCTTTGCCTCGAATCCTCAGACTCTTGTAGCTTTCCCAGGATCAGTCTATGCTCGACTCGTGGGGGGCGTCCTGGTTCTGAACGTGGACGACCTCTGGCCTGAGTCCCTATATGATCTTGGAATGCTGAAGTCAGGCACGGGCCATTTAGTGGGTGATTTGGTTGCGAGGACAGCCTACTCACTGGTTGACTGTATCACCCCCATCAGCTCTGGGTACGTCGAGACTCTAACTGAAAAGTATTCGATTGCCCGATCCAAGATTGAGGTCATTCCCGGAGGAGTGGACATGAGGTTGTTCGACGGATGGAATAAGGAGAGGGACTCGGAAACCTTTCAGGTTCTCTACGTTGGGGCCTTCTCCAAAGCCTACGACTTCGACCAAGTACTTCATGCGGCTGCCGACCTCGCCGTTCACCCTGAGATTAGGTTCGTGTTTCAAGGCGCGGGTGAGATGTCGGCTCATCTGAAGTCTGTCGTTAAAAGCATGGGGCTCACGAACGTCCTTGTCTCCGACAATGTCGTTCCACGAAAGGAAGCAGCTTCCATGATGATGAGTTCAGATGTGCTTATTGTACCCCTGGCTGGCACAGGGAACATCGAGAAGGGTTTCTCGTCGAAGATTTACGAGTACCAGGCTGCGGGTAGACCGATTATTTGCTGTTCGCGTGGAGTGGCTGGAATCTACGTGGCGGCTACCCGTTCTGGGTTCGTTGTGGAGCCTGGGGACTACAAAGCCGTGGCCAAGGCAGTTCTGTTCTTGTACTCACATAAGGCCGAAGCGATTAGACTTGGCACAAGAGGAAGAGGCGTCGTCCAGCAGAATTACACAATGGAAGCCGTTGGAAGAAGTCTCATTACACTGATCGAGGCGTTGAACAGGAAGTTCAAGGTTCGCAAGATACTAGTTCGCCAAACTGCACAGGGTGTAACGGAGCCAGACCCGCTGACACCATCACTCTGGCCAGGTTCGGTTTAA
- a CDS encoding NAD-dependent epimerase/dehydratase family protein: MLGGYADATILVTGGAGCIGSNLTKALLRAGAARVIVLDDLSAAYEWNIPKDNRVVFIKGSILDEAIMKQAYSFKPFYVFHLAAHFANQNSVDHPEADLAVNGTGTLRVLQHSREVGVKRIVYASSGCSVYGSTAPLPLKEDFMSIHLDTPYQINKLVGELYCNYFSNYYKTPIAIARYFNVYGPGEVPGLYRNVIPNFMFWSMNNRPLPIMGTGDETRDFTFVDDITDGTLRLGVVPEAVGEAFNLASGEETKVIDLAKWVNEITKNKTGILYREKRDWDKSTRRRASISKAKRLLGYSPKATVRDSLSKVHQWFLENWENIGASAKF, translated from the coding sequence GTGCTCGGTGGCTACGCGGACGCGACTATCTTAGTGACTGGAGGGGCTGGCTGCATCGGCAGCAATCTGACCAAGGCACTGCTTCGAGCGGGTGCGGCTCGCGTTATTGTTCTCGACGATCTGTCCGCAGCATACGAATGGAACATCCCAAAGGATAACCGTGTTGTCTTCATCAAAGGGAGTATTCTTGATGAGGCCATTATGAAACAGGCTTATTCATTCAAACCATTTTATGTGTTCCACTTGGCTGCCCACTTCGCCAATCAAAACAGCGTTGATCATCCCGAAGCCGACCTCGCCGTCAACGGGACAGGTACCTTGCGGGTTCTCCAGCATTCCAGAGAAGTGGGAGTAAAGAGGATTGTTTATGCGTCGTCAGGATGCTCGGTATACGGCAGCACAGCACCATTGCCTCTTAAGGAAGACTTCATGTCGATTCACCTGGACACCCCATATCAAATCAATAAGCTCGTCGGAGAACTCTACTGTAACTACTTCAGTAACTATTACAAGACGCCCATCGCGATTGCCCGGTACTTTAACGTCTATGGACCCGGCGAGGTACCTGGTCTCTATCGAAACGTAATTCCCAACTTCATGTTCTGGTCCATGAACAACAGACCACTTCCAATCATGGGCACCGGAGACGAAACGCGTGATTTCACATTCGTAGATGATATCACTGACGGTACTCTCCGGCTAGGTGTAGTTCCAGAAGCCGTGGGCGAGGCGTTTAATCTTGCATCAGGTGAAGAGACGAAAGTGATTGACTTGGCTAAATGGGTTAATGAAATCACGAAGAACAAAACAGGAATCCTCTACAGAGAAAAGAGAGACTGGGACAAGTCAACTCGAAGGCGAGCTTCAATCTCTAAAGCCAAACGGCTTCTAGGATACAGTCCCAAGGCTACCGTGAGAGACTCTCTTAGCAAGGTTCATCAGTGGTTTCTGGAAAACTGGGAGAACATAGGTGCAAGCGCCAAGTTCTAG
- a CDS encoding NAD(P)-dependent oxidoreductase, translating to MVTGGRGFIGTHLVSELRKHGHETWVSDLLNCDDSQFIRCDVSEFRQVEKLFDHNDYALVYHLAAEYGRWNGEDYYENLWNTNAVGTKNLIRMQEKKHFRMVFFSSAEVYGDYSGRMSEDVMDKVPIKQMNDYAMTKWVGEMQVLNSASMFGTETVRIRPFNVYGPGEHYTPYRGFVPKFIYSGIHDLPYTVYLGHKRTLEYVNDICSALSNLTDTFKPGEVYNLGGETTYEIKQVSDMILKALGKTDSKVTYRKEEGFTTKVKTPDSSKASRDLGFKATMTVQDGIARTAEWFKDTYDGGREC from the coding sequence TTGGTTACTGGCGGACGGGGGTTCATCGGAACTCACCTAGTGAGCGAGTTGCGAAAACACGGACATGAGACCTGGGTCTCGGACCTTCTTAATTGTGACGACTCCCAGTTCATTCGGTGCGACGTCAGCGAGTTCAGACAGGTTGAGAAGTTGTTTGACCATAATGATTACGCCCTAGTATACCACCTTGCGGCAGAATATGGAAGGTGGAACGGAGAAGACTACTACGAGAACCTCTGGAACACAAATGCCGTGGGAACCAAGAATCTGATTAGGATGCAAGAGAAGAAGCACTTTCGCATGGTATTCTTTAGTAGTGCCGAAGTGTACGGGGACTACAGTGGCAGGATGTCGGAGGATGTCATGGACAAAGTTCCGATAAAGCAGATGAACGATTATGCAATGACGAAGTGGGTCGGAGAGATGCAGGTCCTCAACTCAGCGAGCATGTTCGGAACGGAGACAGTCAGGATTCGACCGTTCAACGTTTACGGGCCAGGCGAACACTATACCCCATATCGAGGTTTCGTCCCGAAATTCATCTACAGTGGAATACACGACCTGCCTTACACGGTATATTTGGGCCATAAGAGAACTCTAGAATATGTGAACGACATCTGTTCTGCCTTGTCGAACTTAACGGACACATTCAAGCCAGGCGAGGTTTACAACCTCGGAGGAGAGACGACTTATGAGATAAAACAAGTGTCTGATATGATCCTGAAGGCACTGGGGAAGACTGATTCGAAGGTCACGTACAGGAAAGAGGAGGGTTTCACCACGAAGGTCAAGACTCCAGATTCGTCGAAGGCCAGCCGTGACCTTGGCTTCAAGGCAACGATGACGGTCCAGGATGGAATCGCGAGAACCGCAGAATGGTTCAAAGATACCTATGACGGAGGGCGCGAGTGTTGA
- the wecB gene encoding UDP-N-acetylglucosamine 2-epimerase (non-hydrolyzing): MKPAVILGTRPEIIKMSPIIRALKRRRIDFLLLHTGQHYSYNMDQALFEQLGLPEPEHNLNSGSGTHAEETARILIGVEKFLQAQKPDSVLVEGDTNTVLGGSLASSKSGVILGHVEAGLRSGDTRMPEETNRIVADHLSNLLFAPTRFSRRNLLQEGIKKDSIHVTGNTVVDAIEHDLPAASKSELGVEVPTEGYFLLTLHRQENVDDKGRLKQILQAITTTGDNLGYPIVYPMHPRTKKRISQFGLELDKRLQVIPPLGYFQFVRLMKNADLVLTDSGGVQEETCVLKVPCVTIRDNTERPETLLVGSNMLTKADPKNLLESVKLMRSKPRKWSNPFGDGHAGERIVNILTKTEVKGP; encoded by the coding sequence TTGAAACCAGCAGTCATTCTTGGTACTCGCCCCGAAATCATCAAAATGTCTCCGATAATCAGGGCACTCAAGAGGCGAAGAATCGACTTTCTTCTTCTGCATACAGGTCAGCACTATTCTTACAACATGGACCAAGCGCTCTTCGAGCAGTTAGGGCTGCCAGAACCAGAGCACAATCTCAATTCTGGGTCGGGCACCCATGCCGAAGAGACCGCGAGAATACTCATCGGCGTTGAGAAGTTTCTTCAAGCCCAGAAACCTGATTCGGTCCTAGTTGAGGGTGACACGAATACAGTACTGGGAGGCAGTTTGGCCTCGTCAAAGTCTGGGGTCATCTTGGGTCATGTGGAAGCGGGCCTCAGAAGTGGGGACACACGAATGCCCGAGGAGACAAATCGCATTGTGGCTGATCACCTATCAAATCTCTTGTTCGCTCCCACCCGCTTCTCGAGGCGAAATCTCCTTCAGGAAGGCATCAAGAAGGACTCAATTCACGTAACTGGGAACACGGTGGTTGACGCGATTGAGCATGACTTACCAGCCGCAAGCAAGTCAGAGCTTGGGGTCGAGGTTCCGACGGAGGGTTACTTCCTTCTCACGCTGCACAGGCAGGAAAACGTTGATGACAAGGGTAGACTGAAACAAATTCTCCAAGCCATCACTACTACTGGCGACAATTTAGGATACCCAATCGTATACCCCATGCACCCTCGAACCAAGAAGCGTATCTCACAATTCGGACTTGAGCTGGACAAGCGCCTCCAAGTTATCCCGCCTCTAGGGTACTTCCAGTTTGTGAGGCTGATGAAGAACGCAGACCTTGTTCTCACCGATTCGGGTGGTGTTCAGGAAGAAACATGTGTGCTAAAGGTTCCGTGTGTTACAATCCGAGACAATACCGAACGCCCAGAAACCCTCCTGGTGGGCTCAAACATGCTTACCAAAGCGGACCCCAAGAACTTGTTGGAGTCTGTAAAACTGATGAGGAGCAAACCGAGAAAGTGGAGCAACCCCTTCGGTGACGGTCACGCTGGTGAGCGCATAGTCAATATACTCACGAAAACCGAGGTCAAGGGGCCTTGA
- a CDS encoding glycosyltransferase family 2 protein produces MSEGDAWLRLEEPKQILRASPTVASGDRQDAERVGTPFLVACIPCFNEEEHIASVIIRAQEHVRRVIVCDDGSSDMTSKIAERLGAMVIRHDSNLGKGVALADLLCVAKDLGATAVVTMDGDGQHDPGEIPLLIEPIIQGKADVVNGAREKGSGMPNHRKFGNKVLNDMTNRASNGALRDSQSGFRAYSKKALNELAVTEHGIGVESQMIIDALRKGLKVVEVPVAVIYGDDTSTYGSTRHGTYVAGTIVRSILERSPLLYLGVPGLALITFGSLMVFFLVQLYDGSRYFSLPFALLSTGSLILGVLLIIAAMLLYSINNLEVRLRHSG; encoded by the coding sequence ATGTCAGAAGGCGATGCATGGCTTCGACTTGAGGAACCCAAGCAGATTCTTAGAGCTTCGCCCACGGTCGCAAGCGGCGATCGCCAAGATGCAGAAAGAGTCGGAACGCCGTTTCTTGTGGCCTGCATCCCCTGTTTCAACGAGGAAGAGCATATTGCCTCTGTCATAATCAGAGCACAGGAACATGTACGCCGGGTAATCGTTTGCGACGATGGCTCGTCTGACATGACAAGCAAGATAGCGGAGAGACTCGGGGCGATGGTGATTCGCCACGACTCTAATCTGGGAAAGGGTGTTGCGCTCGCGGATTTGCTTTGTGTGGCGAAAGACTTGGGCGCCACGGCAGTGGTTACCATGGATGGCGACGGACAACATGACCCTGGTGAAATCCCTCTCTTGATTGAGCCTATCATCCAGGGAAAGGCCGACGTCGTCAACGGGGCTAGAGAGAAGGGGAGTGGTATGCCCAACCACCGCAAGTTTGGGAACAAGGTTCTCAATGACATGACCAACAGAGCTTCCAATGGGGCATTAAGAGACAGCCAGAGTGGATTCAGAGCTTATTCCAAGAAGGCTTTGAATGAACTCGCCGTGACTGAGCACGGAATCGGCGTCGAATCACAGATGATTATCGACGCTCTTAGGAAAGGTCTGAAAGTAGTCGAGGTCCCTGTTGCAGTGATTTACGGAGATGACACGTCAACTTACGGTTCGACGAGGCACGGCACCTATGTCGCAGGAACAATCGTCAGGTCCATACTGGAGAGAAGCCCTCTTCTGTATCTGGGCGTCCCGGGTCTGGCCCTCATTACGTTTGGGTCTCTCATGGTGTTCTTTCTAGTTCAACTCTATGACGGCTCCCGCTACTTCAGCCTTCCCTTCGCGCTCCTCAGCACCGGCAGCCTCATACTCGGAGTCCTTCTTATAATTGCAGCGATGCTGCTCTATTCGATTAACAACTTGGAAGTCAGGCTGAGACACTCCGGTTGA
- a CDS encoding IS5 family transposase codes for MASKKKRDWRAYNEELVRSGELLFDPDFLSGWRGELESSNEGKEGARYRYPSSLMSMLAAIHVYLLPYRQLEGFVRVFAEHVDVIRGVVPDYTTIWWRVARVKVDIDPTVDRAKDVTIAVDSTGIKVSNRGEWIRHKWAVKRGFVKFHLAVDVKTGKMLSVEVTEENVPDGKMLEPLVQEAASRADVRHMIGDGAYGSRANFRYLDDHGVEPVIRVRKNSSLRAMGCMPRKLVVQEQLGGYDRWKKRHSYGDRWRVESAISSFKSAFGEHVTSVKWKYMINELLLKASVYNMFLSARA; via the coding sequence ATGGCGTCCAAGAAGAAGAGGGACTGGAGGGCGTACAACGAGGAGCTGGTCAGGAGTGGAGAGCTCCTCTTCGACCCAGATTTTTTATCTGGATGGAGAGGAGAGCTCGAAAGCTCCAACGAGGGGAAGGAGGGGGCGAGGTACCGTTATCCAAGCTCGTTAATGAGTATGCTCGCGGCCATCCACGTGTACCTCCTCCCGTACAGGCAGCTCGAAGGGTTCGTGAGGGTCTTCGCAGAGCACGTAGACGTGATCAGAGGGGTCGTCCCTGACTACACGACGATCTGGTGGAGGGTCGCCAGGGTGAAGGTCGACATCGACCCCACGGTGGACAGGGCCAAAGACGTCACCATCGCCGTGGACTCCACGGGCATCAAGGTCTCCAACAGAGGGGAGTGGATACGCCACAAGTGGGCAGTGAAGAGGGGGTTCGTCAAGTTCCACCTCGCGGTGGACGTGAAGACTGGGAAGATGCTCTCAGTGGAAGTGACAGAGGAGAACGTCCCCGACGGGAAGATGCTGGAACCACTCGTACAGGAGGCGGCGTCAAGAGCCGATGTCAGGCACATGATCGGTGACGGGGCCTACGGCTCCAGGGCCAACTTCAGGTACCTCGACGACCACGGCGTAGAGCCGGTCATCAGGGTCAGGAAGAACTCCTCGCTCAGGGCGATGGGGTGCATGCCCAGGAAGCTCGTGGTCCAGGAGCAGCTCGGGGGCTACGACCGATGGAAGAAGAGGCACAGCTACGGGGACAGGTGGAGGGTGGAGTCTGCGATATCGTCCTTCAAGAGCGCATTCGGGGAGCACGTGACGTCAGTGAAGTGGAAGTACATGATCAACGAGCTCCTCCTGAAGGCGTCTGTGTACAACATGTTCCTGTCGGCGAGGGCGTAG
- a CDS encoding oligosaccharide flippase family protein translates to MHIAKQSARGSVVLFSGNVLAAVIAAAASIIVARLLGPSDFGLFSLSLVMPSLLQIFTHFGTRTAVTRYVAHHLALGEVEMARRFAQSAMIFSLLVGSVLAVINYFASNWIATVLFQRPELAPYIALMSVYLLGQSVILNVIAVATGWYAMGQASFANILQSVLKLLLSPALILLGLGVTGAVLGHSLSFAFGGAFSAILLFFTKVKVARERLGYLVKDTKEMITFGFAPFIGGLLTGLATFYVSLLLAAVTVGHNELVGYYSVAINLTVPLSLLSSATAGALYPAFASLHGLKADTGQAFAMSLKYVSYLVGPVIFFLMAASTDLLYTFYGPSFVPGSNYLFLLALAYSPVAFGQAISSSFLLGVGRPRLTFLATGPGAVVLLVMAPLLSVSNGLGVVGLIIALFASNCTIAGVGLYIVHRYKLGTVSWRPLLGMLSASLMALLACLVLPVIGHKIIMLGVKMVLFGGIYLTVAPILGAVDDADLDRLSESIREVPILWKLLSPLVRYEKALARARR, encoded by the coding sequence GTGCACATAGCCAAGCAATCAGCACGCGGGAGTGTTGTACTCTTCTCTGGGAACGTCCTCGCTGCAGTCATAGCTGCGGCAGCAAGCATCATCGTCGCCAGGCTCCTCGGACCGAGCGACTTCGGATTGTTCAGCCTCTCGCTCGTTATGCCGTCCCTCCTCCAGATTTTCACCCACTTCGGGACTCGGACAGCCGTTACTCGGTATGTCGCCCATCACCTCGCACTGGGTGAGGTGGAGATGGCTCGGCGGTTCGCTCAGAGCGCGATGATCTTCTCTCTTCTGGTGGGAAGCGTTCTGGCCGTAATCAACTACTTCGCATCTAACTGGATTGCCACTGTCCTCTTCCAGAGGCCAGAACTCGCCCCTTACATTGCCCTCATGTCGGTCTACCTATTGGGTCAGTCGGTGATTCTAAACGTGATTGCGGTAGCCACTGGGTGGTACGCCATGGGGCAGGCGTCCTTCGCCAACATCCTGCAGTCCGTGCTAAAGCTTCTGTTGTCACCAGCTCTGATATTGCTGGGACTTGGCGTAACTGGAGCGGTACTGGGGCACTCCCTCTCTTTCGCCTTTGGTGGGGCTTTCTCTGCAATCCTCCTCTTCTTTACTAAGGTCAAGGTAGCTCGGGAGAGGTTAGGATATCTCGTTAAAGACACCAAAGAAATGATAACGTTCGGGTTCGCCCCTTTCATCGGTGGCCTGCTTACAGGGTTAGCAACCTTCTACGTCTCCCTCCTCCTAGCCGCGGTAACCGTTGGACACAACGAGCTGGTCGGATATTACTCAGTCGCAATCAACCTCACGGTACCACTCTCGCTCCTTTCGAGCGCCACTGCGGGGGCGCTCTATCCCGCCTTCGCTAGCCTTCACGGGCTAAAGGCCGATACCGGGCAGGCATTCGCCATGTCTCTTAAGTACGTGTCCTACCTCGTAGGGCCCGTCATTTTCTTCCTCATGGCTGCTTCAACTGATCTCCTCTACACCTTCTACGGTCCCTCTTTCGTTCCCGGATCTAACTATCTCTTCTTGTTGGCTCTTGCATATTCTCCGGTGGCTTTCGGCCAAGCGATATCCTCGAGTTTCCTCTTGGGGGTAGGGCGGCCAAGACTGACCTTCTTGGCGACGGGGCCTGGAGCGGTCGTCTTGCTAGTCATGGCACCGCTGCTCTCTGTTTCAAATGGACTTGGGGTCGTTGGTCTTATCATCGCCTTATTTGCTTCGAACTGCACAATTGCAGGCGTTGGGTTGTACATAGTGCATCGATACAAGCTTGGGACTGTGAGTTGGCGTCCACTCTTGGGCATGCTCAGCGCTTCGTTGATGGCCCTCCTTGCTTGCCTAGTCCTTCCGGTCATTGGTCACAAAATCATAATGCTAGGAGTGAAGATGGTACTCTTTGGCGGGATATACCTCACGGTTGCGCCCATCTTGGGAGCGGTTGACGATGCTGACTTGGACAGGCTCTCCGAGTCTATAAGGGAAGTGCCCATCCTGTGGAAGCTGCTATCACCGCTTGTTAGGTACGAAAAGGCGTTGGCCCGAGCGCGGCGTTAA